From Candidatus Neomarinimicrobiota bacterium, the proteins below share one genomic window:
- the secD gene encoding protein translocase subunit SecD codes for MQKKFMLNYVIIGVLLVWAAWQLIPTLRYEMMSEERKEELRMQGDLEPIQERIIRRGLDLQGGMHLVLEVNVSQLTQNIAQNKSQSYYQFMNQVEEQFTGQTDRDYFDILEEMANTQNFRLARHFPGRGDENPQIVASLRKEATDAVIRAEEIIRNRVDQFGVSEPTIQRQGDRRIIVELAGVTDPERATNLIQSTAQLEFVLLKDPEVVQDAISRIDAVVKKVDPGTLKDTTTVEDRVSQDKEVSVEELFGLTEDQADTEGDSTALVDETIFEDRPFSALLRNLGNDIGVPAENYYAVNQVLQNPEVQRVLPADIRILWSNAPETFTTQDGTQKEFYRLYFVNRDAGLTGEVVTDAKATLGGMDGSNMGQPIVNVSMNSEGAKTWSRMTGANVGKRIAIVLDDKVQIAPVIRDRITGGRTVIEGLTNIEEAKDIEICLKAGALPAPVDIIEKRTIGPSLGADSIRKGTMSALIGLLLVVLFIVVYYRASGIVAFVTLVLNIIFVLSVLALLRATLTLPGIAGLVLTVGMAVDANVLIFERIREELRKGKTVKASVDNGYSRAIITILDANLTTLIAALVLWQFGTGPIRGFAVVLFWGIIFNFVSGYFISKTILTTVTHGRTLKKLSI; via the coding sequence ATGCAGAAAAAATTCATGTTGAACTATGTCATCATTGGTGTTCTTCTGGTTTGGGCTGCCTGGCAGCTGATTCCAACCTTACGTTATGAAATGATGTCTGAAGAGCGGAAAGAAGAACTTCGCATGCAAGGCGATCTGGAACCCATCCAGGAGCGGATCATCCGTAGGGGATTGGATCTACAGGGCGGAATGCACCTGGTTTTGGAAGTCAATGTATCCCAATTAACACAAAATATCGCCCAGAATAAAAGCCAGTCTTACTATCAATTCATGAATCAGGTCGAAGAGCAATTTACAGGGCAGACAGACCGTGATTATTTTGATATTCTGGAAGAAATGGCTAACACACAAAATTTTCGTCTGGCCCGGCATTTTCCCGGGAGAGGAGATGAAAACCCTCAAATTGTCGCATCCCTTCGTAAGGAAGCCACCGATGCGGTGATTCGGGCGGAAGAGATTATCCGGAATCGTGTGGACCAATTCGGTGTGAGTGAACCAACGATTCAGCGCCAGGGCGATCGACGGATTATTGTCGAACTGGCTGGTGTCACCGATCCGGAACGTGCAACCAACCTGATTCAGAGTACAGCTCAACTGGAATTCGTCCTCCTTAAAGATCCTGAAGTGGTTCAGGACGCTATATCACGAATTGATGCCGTTGTGAAAAAAGTTGATCCTGGGACTTTAAAAGATACAACGACAGTCGAAGACAGGGTCAGCCAGGATAAGGAAGTTTCTGTTGAGGAATTATTCGGTCTTACCGAGGATCAGGCCGATACTGAAGGCGATTCCACAGCCCTGGTTGATGAAACAATTTTTGAAGACAGGCCCTTCAGCGCCCTTTTAAGAAACCTTGGGAATGATATCGGTGTCCCGGCAGAAAATTATTATGCCGTCAACCAGGTATTACAAAATCCTGAAGTTCAAAGGGTCCTCCCTGCCGATATCCGGATTCTGTGGTCCAATGCCCCTGAGACATTCACCACACAGGATGGGACTCAAAAAGAATTTTACAGGCTATATTTTGTGAACCGAGATGCCGGTTTAACCGGAGAAGTGGTCACAGATGCCAAAGCAACACTGGGTGGCATGGATGGATCCAATATGGGACAACCCATTGTCAATGTCAGCATGAACAGCGAAGGTGCCAAAACATGGTCAAGGATGACAGGGGCCAATGTGGGTAAACGGATTGCGATCGTTCTGGATGACAAAGTTCAGATTGCTCCCGTTATCCGAGACCGGATTACCGGCGGAAGAACGGTCATCGAAGGACTGACAAATATTGAAGAGGCCAAGGATATTGAAATCTGCCTGAAAGCCGGAGCTCTTCCGGCACCAGTGGATATTATTGAAAAACGGACAATCGGCCCCTCTTTGGGCGCTGATTCAATCCGTAAAGGAACAATGAGTGCACTGATCGGTCTCCTGCTGGTTGTCCTGTTTATCGTGGTTTACTATCGGGCTTCTGGCATAGTCGCTTTTGTTACACTGGTTCTTAATATCATTTTCGTCCTTTCGGTCCTCGCACTCCTTCGGGCAACCCTCACCCTTCCGGGAATTGCCGGATTGGTGTTAACCGTGGGTATGGCTGTCGATGCGAATGTGCTCATTTTTGAAAGAATCCGCGAGGAGTTGAGAAAAGGAAAAACGGTGAAAGCTTCTGTGGATAATGGCTATTCACGGGCTATTATTACCATTCTGGATGCAAACCTGACAACCCTGATTGCTGCCCTCGTGCTTTGGCAGTTCGGTACCGGTCCCATCCGGGGATTTGCAGTGGTTCTGTTCTGGGGAATTATTTTCAACTTCGTTTCCGGTTACTTTATTTCCAAGACAATCCTCACAACCGTGACCCATGGACGGACACTGAAAAAACTGAGTATATAA
- a CDS encoding glycine C-acetyltransferase, with product MKKYEYPLQQVIDDLEKKGTVKGHEMVIHQIEEGKNGYGPRYFILGDENKPFIRMNSNSYLGLSRHPKVIEAEEEAARIFGSGPGAVRFISGTFKHHISLENRIAQFHRKQAAMLFSSAYVTSMGVIYPLITPETIVISDELNHNCIIHAIRLSRPAEKYIYHHNDMDDLHSKLKSSVGKGKRVLVVTDGIFSMRGDYAPLHELVSLCHTYNDYFEEGVISIMDDSHGVGAFGDTGRGTEEYTKTQVDILIGTLGKAFGVNGGYVAGDKTLIRYLRETAPMYIYSNPITVPEAAAAETALSIVDSPEGKKILKHLGELTRRFESGLTGAGYETIPGPHPIVPLMVRNTEKTGRLTRWLHKEGVLATGLNFPVVPKGDEEIRFQISAEHTEKDIEAVLSVLAKFES from the coding sequence ATGAAAAAATATGAATATCCTTTACAGCAGGTGATTGACGATCTTGAAAAAAAGGGAACCGTCAAAGGACATGAGATGGTCATTCACCAAATTGAAGAAGGAAAAAACGGGTATGGACCCCGGTATTTTATCCTGGGGGATGAAAATAAACCCTTTATCCGGATGAATTCCAATTCATATCTGGGATTATCCCGTCATCCAAAAGTGATAGAAGCTGAAGAAGAAGCAGCCAGGATATTCGGAAGCGGACCAGGTGCTGTCCGGTTTATCAGCGGTACTTTCAAACATCATATCTCCCTGGAAAACCGGATCGCCCAATTTCACCGGAAACAGGCAGCTATGTTATTCAGTTCCGCCTATGTTACCAGTATGGGCGTTATCTATCCGCTGATCACACCAGAGACAATTGTGATCAGTGATGAATTGAATCATAATTGTATCATTCACGCGATCCGTCTTTCCCGCCCCGCGGAAAAATACATTTACCATCATAACGATATGGATGATCTTCACAGTAAACTGAAATCCTCTGTTGGAAAAGGGAAACGGGTATTGGTGGTAACAGATGGTATTTTCAGTATGCGTGGAGATTATGCGCCTTTGCATGAGCTGGTCTCTCTTTGCCACACATATAATGACTATTTTGAAGAAGGTGTGATCAGTATCATGGATGATTCCCATGGTGTTGGTGCTTTTGGGGATACAGGCCGGGGAACGGAAGAATACACCAAAACCCAGGTAGATATCCTTATCGGGACTTTGGGCAAGGCATTCGGTGTAAACGGAGGATATGTAGCAGGAGACAAAACCCTGATCCGTTATCTCCGGGAAACGGCCCCCATGTATATCTATTCAAATCCTATTACGGTTCCCGAGGCAGCTGCAGCAGAAACAGCTCTGAGCATTGTTGATTCACCGGAAGGGAAAAAAATTCTCAAGCATCTGGGTGAATTGACCCGCCGATTTGAATCCGGCCTTACCGGTGCCGGCTATGAAACGATTCCCGGGCCGCACCCCATCGTACCCCTCATGGTTCGGAATACAGAAAAAACCGGACGTTTAACCCGCTGGCTTCACAAGGAAGGTGTACTTGCAACGGGACTTAATTTTCCGGTAGTTCCCAAAGGAGATGAAGAAATCCGTTTCCAGATATCCGCTGAACACACTGAAAAGGATATCGAAGCAGTTTTGTCGGTTCTGGCCAAATTCGAATCCTGA
- a CDS encoding L-threonine 3-dehydrogenase, which translates to MKKTRILVIGAGGQIGSELTPALRRVYGSEHVVASDIKPDICEQVLNEGPFEILDCMDEHRLIEVIIKYKITRVYHLVALLSAVGEHKPLMAWNINVGSLMNVLEIARELHLSVFIPSSIGAFGPSTPKKNTPQDTLMRPTTIYGITKVCGEMLGDYYFKKYGVDARGLRYPGIISNVTQPGGGTTDYAVEIFYKALEEGRYTCYLKEDTYLDMMYMPDAVRAAIEVMEADPDKLVHRNAYNVSAMSFSPRELKAEIQKHIPDFQMVCKPDPAKQAIADSWPDYMDDRAARQEWGWKHEYDLSKMTDDMLKTLKKRQRHHKEISS; encoded by the coding sequence ATGAAAAAAACGCGCATACTGGTAATCGGTGCCGGTGGTCAAATTGGTTCCGAACTGACTCCGGCCTTACGAAGAGTGTATGGTTCGGAGCATGTAGTTGCATCAGATATTAAACCCGACATTTGTGAACAGGTTCTGAATGAAGGCCCCTTTGAAATTCTGGATTGCATGGATGAACACCGTTTAATCGAAGTCATTATCAAGTACAAAATAACACGTGTTTATCACCTCGTTGCCCTTTTATCGGCTGTAGGTGAACACAAACCATTGATGGCATGGAACATCAATGTAGGAAGCCTGATGAATGTCCTTGAAATTGCCCGTGAACTGCATTTATCAGTTTTTATTCCCAGTTCAATCGGTGCTTTCGGTCCCTCTACACCCAAAAAAAACACACCACAGGATACCCTTATGCGGCCAACAACCATCTACGGTATTACCAAAGTGTGCGGAGAAATGCTGGGGGATTATTATTTTAAAAAGTATGGTGTGGACGCCCGGGGGCTTCGCTATCCGGGGATCATTTCAAACGTGACTCAACCGGGCGGAGGGACGACGGATTATGCAGTCGAGATCTTCTATAAGGCTTTGGAAGAGGGGCGGTATACCTGTTATCTGAAAGAAGATACTTACCTGGACATGATGTACATGCCCGATGCTGTCCGGGCAGCAATTGAAGTGATGGAAGCAGATCCGGACAAGCTGGTGCATCGTAATGCCTATAATGTATCGGCCATGAGTTTTAGCCCCCGTGAGTTAAAAGCTGAAATTCAAAAGCACATTCCTGATTTCCAGATGGTCTGCAAGCCGGATCCGGCAAAACAGGCTATTGCAGACAGCTGGCCGGATTATATGGATGATCGTGCCGCCCGTCAGGAATGGGGCTGGAAACATGAATACGATCTATCCAAAATGACGGACGATATGCTTAAAACGCTCAAGAAAAGGCAAAGGCATCATAAGGAGATATCATCATGA
- the lcfB gene encoding long-chain-fatty-acid--CoA ligase LcfB has product MKFSMSLYSSFFQITKQKHDKIFLTHGEQNDTYHDVLDKSLQIAGFLLDSGVKKRSRIALMLPSSPEFFYIVLALSRLECTVVPVDPHFKALALRHVLSDADIPVVIYHRDYEKSVADAIDILDNVKTVISVGGKGELSELYIDTTLKHALYGGPFNPDSQQEAVIFFSSGTSGPSRGGIFNNRQLLMNAQSFNETMILHENESLCAQFPLHHFWGFTTILVSSLIKGNRVILNQSTTLPSTPDDAKGMILIGDTNYFETLSESVRELPPGLLYGITAGGHLKPDVQQWFYETFHFPIFRGYGLIEAGPIILINNDESKLRSIGIPLHNVSVSIRQEDAVVTDQKIGELCIRKESVVSGFTSGQEKLNEALNKGWYHTGDLCYQDLDGYIYFVDRIENRIRINGFDMFPESAENILKKHPNIREAVIVGIPADNRGNEKAIAYVVPDKLSQADSEALKEYLKGKIPRYQIPADFIFLNHLPAGATGKIARQTIRRNAIHHNNKMNNLSSKPEDDL; this is encoded by the coding sequence ATGAAATTTTCAATGTCTTTGTACTCAAGTTTTTTTCAGATTACAAAGCAAAAACATGATAAAATTTTCCTCACCCATGGTGAACAGAATGATACGTACCATGATGTTCTGGATAAATCCCTGCAAATTGCCGGATTTTTACTGGATTCCGGTGTAAAAAAACGGTCCCGTATTGCACTCATGCTCCCTTCTTCACCGGAATTCTTCTATATTGTATTGGCTTTATCCCGTCTGGAATGCACGGTAGTTCCTGTTGATCCCCATTTTAAAGCCCTGGCTCTCAGACATGTTTTGAGTGATGCCGATATTCCTGTGGTCATCTATCACAGGGATTATGAAAAAAGTGTGGCGGATGCCATCGACATTCTCGATAATGTTAAGACAGTAATATCTGTTGGTGGAAAAGGAGAGCTTTCAGAGTTATACATAGACACCACATTAAAACATGCCCTTTATGGCGGTCCTTTTAACCCGGACAGCCAGCAGGAAGCGGTTATTTTTTTCAGCTCCGGTACCAGCGGTCCTTCCAGAGGCGGCATTTTCAACAATCGCCAGTTGCTGATGAATGCCCAATCCTTTAATGAAACCATGATCCTCCATGAAAATGAATCTTTGTGTGCCCAGTTTCCCCTCCATCATTTCTGGGGATTCACCACAATTCTCGTAAGTTCTCTGATCAAAGGGAACAGGGTCATTTTAAATCAATCAACAACGTTACCTTCTACACCGGATGATGCCAAAGGCATGATTCTTATCGGGGATACAAATTATTTTGAAACGCTTTCCGAATCTGTCCGGGAACTTCCACCAGGTCTTTTATACGGAATTACTGCAGGGGGACACTTGAAGCCGGATGTCCAGCAGTGGTTTTATGAAACGTTTCATTTCCCGATTTTCAGAGGATATGGCCTGATCGAAGCGGGACCAATTATTTTGATCAACAACGATGAAAGCAAGCTCCGTTCCATCGGAATTCCGCTGCATAATGTTTCCGTTTCGATCCGCCAGGAAGATGCCGTTGTTACAGATCAGAAAATCGGCGAGTTATGTATTCGGAAAGAATCGGTTGTATCAGGTTTTACTTCAGGGCAGGAAAAATTAAATGAAGCATTGAACAAGGGCTGGTATCATACCGGGGATCTCTGTTATCAGGATCTGGACGGGTACATCTATTTTGTAGACCGTATTGAAAACCGTATCCGGATTAATGGATTTGACATGTTTCCGGAAAGTGCGGAAAATATCCTCAAAAAGCATCCCAATATCCGGGAGGCGGTTATTGTAGGGATTCCGGCAGACAACCGGGGGAATGAAAAAGCTATTGCTTATGTAGTGCCTGATAAACTGAGCCAGGCTGATTCTGAAGCCCTGAAAGAGTATCTCAAAGGGAAAATTCCACGCTATCAGATCCCCGCGGATTTCATTTTTCTTAATCATTTACCTGCAGGAGCCACCGGCAAAATCGCCCGGCAGACAATTCGCAGAAATGCCATACACCATAACAATAAAATGAATAATTTATCTTCAAAACCGGAGGACGATTTATGA
- the fusA_1 gene encoding elongation factor G codes for MKTFDTKQVRNFSLMGHSASGKTILSDALLLLAGEISRIGSVEEGSTTSDYSSDEIERQISIKTSLMHFEKNGVKCNILDTPGYMDFAGEVISAVKVTENAMILVNATSGIEVGTEFAWNYVNDYKTTAMVVMSMLDKEHTQFDTITDSIRDRFSNRIYPIQYPVNAGPAFDSIIDLLKRKMLVFDNNGAYKEEEIPAEFKDTFDTRYEELVEMIAESDDALLEKFFEAGELTEEELKDGLRQAILERNFFPLVCVSSEKKVGISRLMEIMVDYYPDPSQSTEWKVKKSGDADPEPVTIDEKGVTALFIYKTVHEQHVGDISYFKVINGSLKVGDELKNPKTNTSERFGNLFILNGKHRKEVSEIKAGDLGIAVKLKNTMTNHTLVNSKEPWQFVGIKYPEPVIRVAVEAAAKGDEEKIGTGLAQIQAEDPTFHYVVDSELKQTIVSGMGEIHLDISLKKIAQRFNVEIVQVQPKIPYRETIRKTATARYRHKKQSGGAGQFGEVELRIEPLPRGTGIEFASELVGMNVDRSFVPSIEKGVRQACEAGPLSGNKVIDVKAAVFDGKQHPVDSKDIAFQIAARGAFRDAFAKADPILLEPIYEIEITIPEEYMGDVMGDISARRGKVLGMDSDGHFQIIKAEVPLANLYKYSNTLRSLCQGRGYHRRKFSHYEYVPREIQEKIVEEYLKEREEGH; via the coding sequence ATGAAAACATTCGATACGAAACAAGTTCGGAATTTTTCTTTAATGGGACATTCCGCCAGCGGCAAAACCATTCTGTCTGATGCTCTTTTACTTCTGGCCGGTGAAATCAGCCGGATCGGATCTGTTGAAGAGGGCAGTACCACATCGGATTATTCCAGCGATGAAATTGAACGTCAGATATCTATTAAAACTTCATTAATGCATTTTGAAAAGAATGGTGTGAAATGCAATATTCTGGATACACCGGGCTATATGGATTTTGCCGGAGAAGTGATTAGTGCCGTGAAAGTCACGGAAAATGCCATGATTCTGGTCAATGCTACATCCGGGATTGAAGTGGGAACTGAGTTTGCGTGGAATTATGTGAATGATTACAAAACAACAGCCATGGTCGTTATGTCCATGTTGGATAAGGAACATACACAATTTGATACAATTACCGACAGCATTCGGGATCGTTTTTCCAACCGGATCTATCCCATTCAGTATCCCGTCAATGCCGGTCCTGCTTTTGACAGCATCATTGACTTGCTGAAACGGAAGATGCTGGTTTTTGATAATAATGGTGCTTATAAGGAAGAGGAGATACCGGCGGAATTCAAAGATACATTTGATACACGGTATGAAGAACTGGTTGAAATGATTGCAGAATCGGATGATGCCCTATTGGAAAAGTTTTTTGAGGCAGGAGAATTGACGGAAGAGGAACTGAAGGATGGACTGCGGCAGGCTATCCTTGAACGGAATTTCTTTCCGCTGGTATGTGTTTCATCTGAAAAGAAAGTGGGGATATCCCGCCTGATGGAAATAATGGTGGATTATTATCCTGATCCGTCACAAAGCACAGAGTGGAAGGTGAAAAAATCCGGTGATGCTGATCCGGAGCCTGTAACCATCGATGAAAAAGGTGTGACAGCCCTTTTCATTTACAAAACCGTCCATGAACAGCATGTTGGGGATATCTCCTATTTCAAGGTGATCAATGGAAGCCTGAAAGTAGGGGATGAGCTGAAAAATCCGAAGACCAACACATCCGAACGCTTTGGAAATCTATTTATCCTGAATGGTAAACACCGGAAAGAAGTATCCGAAATCAAAGCCGGAGATCTGGGTATTGCCGTCAAGTTAAAAAACACCATGACCAATCATACACTGGTTAATTCCAAAGAGCCCTGGCAGTTTGTAGGAATCAAATATCCCGAACCGGTTATTCGTGTAGCCGTTGAAGCGGCAGCCAAGGGTGATGAAGAAAAAATCGGAACAGGCCTGGCACAGATTCAGGCGGAAGATCCGACTTTTCATTATGTTGTCGATTCCGAATTGAAGCAGACGATTGTATCGGGTATGGGAGAAATTCACCTGGATATTTCCCTGAAGAAAATTGCCCAGCGTTTCAATGTGGAAATAGTGCAGGTACAACCCAAAATACCTTATCGTGAAACCATCCGAAAGACAGCCACCGCCCGTTACCGGCATAAAAAACAGTCCGGTGGGGCAGGGCAGTTTGGTGAAGTGGAACTTCGGATTGAACCCCTGCCTCGTGGGACAGGCATTGAATTTGCCAGTGAGCTTGTGGGGATGAATGTAGACCGTTCGTTTGTCCCATCTATTGAAAAGGGTGTCCGTCAGGCTTGTGAAGCCGGCCCTCTTTCCGGAAACAAAGTGATCGATGTCAAAGCGGCTGTCTTTGATGGTAAACAGCACCCGGTAGATTCAAAGGACATCGCTTTTCAGATTGCAGCCCGGGGCGCTTTTCGGGATGCCTTTGCTAAAGCAGATCCGATTCTGCTGGAACCCATCTATGAAATCGAAATTACCATTCCCGAAGAATACATGGGTGATGTGATGGGCGATATTTCTGCCCGTCGTGGAAAAGTGCTGGGTATGGATTCAGACGGACATTTCCAGATCATTAAAGCAGAAGTCCCTCTGGCTAACCTCTATAAATATTCCAACACCCTGCGCTCCCTTTGTCAGGGACGGGGATACCACCGGAGAAAATTCAGTCACTACGAATACGTTCCAAGGGAAATTCAGGAAAAAATTGTGGAAGAGTACCTGAAAGAACGGGAAGAAGGACATTAA
- a CDS encoding HIT domain-containing protein, with translation MDYLWAPWRIEYIRRDKSEEEKCIFCQKPSEDDDEENLIVYRGKYTFVLMNLFPYNNGHLMIAPYRHTSDFLSLTDDENREMTKLTQVSLRVLETCLSPQGYNIGLNLGSVSGAGIADHLHQHIVPRWLGDTNFMPIIGHTKVMIDGLKETWKELHDGFIRIQDTGNSD, from the coding sequence ATGGATTATCTCTGGGCTCCCTGGCGGATTGAATATATCCGCCGGGATAAATCAGAGGAAGAAAAATGTATTTTCTGTCAGAAGCCCTCTGAAGATGATGACGAGGAAAACCTGATTGTGTATAGGGGAAAGTACACCTTTGTGTTGATGAATCTCTTTCCGTATAACAATGGTCATCTGATGATAGCCCCTTACCGGCACACATCGGATTTCCTGTCTCTCACAGATGATGAAAACCGCGAAATGACTAAACTCACTCAAGTATCCCTACGGGTTCTTGAGACCTGTTTGTCCCCTCAGGGATACAATATCGGTTTGAATCTTGGAAGTGTAAGCGGAGCCGGAATTGCAGATCACCTTCATCAGCACATAGTACCCCGATGGCTTGGGGATACCAATTTCATGCCTATCATTGGTCATACCAAAGTCATGATCGATGGATTGAAAGAGACCTGGAAAGAGCTTCACGACGGGTTTATCAGGATACAAGATACCGGGAATTCCGATTAA
- the hisS gene encoding histidine--tRNA ligase, whose amino-acid sequence MKSLNAVKGTKDILPWESPIWHHVESVCRDVFSSAFYQEVRTPVFEKTELFARGIGEFSDIVSKEMYTFQDKGGEWLTLRPEYTASVIRSYIQHHYEQQSPLQKLWYVGPLFRQERPQAGRLRQFHQFGIELIGSEYPEADAEVITLACQLYKKVGLRDWELHINSIGNTKDRLKYIQRLSDSLKPHFNDFCPVCRERFDKNILRLFDCKNESCQKLLDDHAPKIIDHLSPEDKSHFDEVCTLLDVQGIAYTINPKLVRGLDYYTRTTFEIKGKQLGAQDALCGGGRYDNLVEELGGKPTPAVGFAAGIERLILALEAEKKSDITGARPDLYMATLDVASYEGILKTCTALRDQGYIVETDLLRRSVKAMMRDANKKQARYVTVVGPDELESGTLTLKNLETGKTSQVSWNELGKALGKEIYTPKI is encoded by the coding sequence ATGAAATCACTAAACGCAGTAAAAGGGACCAAAGACATACTCCCCTGGGAATCGCCGATCTGGCACCATGTGGAATCGGTTTGCCGGGATGTTTTTTCCTCTGCTTTCTATCAGGAAGTCCGAACGCCGGTTTTTGAGAAAACAGAGCTCTTTGCCCGGGGGATCGGCGAATTTTCTGATATCGTCAGTAAAGAAATGTATACCTTTCAGGATAAGGGAGGAGAATGGCTGACCCTTCGGCCGGAATACACTGCTTCTGTGATTCGCTCATACATTCAGCATCATTATGAACAACAGTCTCCACTTCAAAAATTGTGGTATGTGGGTCCCCTGTTCAGACAGGAGCGCCCCCAGGCCGGCCGGCTCAGACAATTTCATCAATTTGGAATTGAACTCATCGGTTCTGAATATCCTGAGGCGGATGCTGAAGTGATTACTCTTGCGTGTCAGTTGTATAAAAAGGTCGGACTCCGGGATTGGGAGCTCCATATCAACAGTATCGGAAATACAAAAGACCGGCTTAAATATATCCAACGGCTGTCAGATTCCCTGAAACCTCATTTTAACGATTTCTGTCCTGTTTGCCGCGAACGTTTTGATAAAAATATTCTCAGGCTTTTTGATTGTAAAAATGAATCCTGCCAGAAACTTCTGGATGACCATGCCCCGAAAATCATCGATCATCTTTCCCCTGAAGATAAGTCCCATTTTGATGAAGTATGCACATTGCTGGATGTTCAGGGGATTGCATATACCATCAATCCCAAGCTGGTCCGGGGACTGGATTATTATACCCGTACAACCTTTGAAATCAAAGGGAAACAGCTGGGTGCCCAGGATGCCCTTTGCGGCGGTGGCCGCTATGACAATCTGGTGGAGGAACTGGGAGGAAAACCGACACCGGCAGTCGGATTTGCAGCAGGTATTGAACGGTTGATTCTGGCACTTGAAGCGGAAAAGAAATCAGATATAACGGGAGCACGTCCGGATCTGTACATGGCTACCCTCGATGTGGCATCGTATGAAGGGATTTTAAAAACATGTACCGCACTGAGAGACCAGGGCTACATTGTTGAAACAGACTTGTTGCGCCGCAGTGTAAAAGCCATGATGCGGGATGCCAATAAAAAACAGGCACGGTATGTGACCGTGGTCGGCCCGGATGAGCTGGAATCGGGGACCCTTACACTGAAAAACCTGGAAACAGGCAAAACCAGTCAGGTTTCATGGAATGAGCTTGGGAAAGCCCTTGGAAAAGAAATCTATACGCCTAAAATATAA
- a CDS encoding lysophospholipid acyltransferase family protein, producing the protein MEKKSIRLKYKLEYSVLLFVRFLANVLPVSVSEWIGRRLGDIAWYFFPYRFQVMMYNMDIVFPEKSHEYKLHLAHHSYRFFGEMAVQFFSQNKKKNKKRILSAEIQGREFLDKALNKGKGVILTALHSGNWEYVASWLNMSGITTSGIYKPMKNPLSDEFFLSLRLNMGDAMHMISTRQGMKAYEKALKQNHVLAVAVDQNAHEKGVKVPFFNRITSIAKGTAVLKFRTDAEILGMVPLYQHGKFYIHFFPVNDEPISVLNDETIGQTMKSVMKSFEPWIVRYPSQWMWFHKLWGSPDKTYKRTLYQILRY; encoded by the coding sequence TTGGAAAAGAAATCTATACGCCTAAAATATAAGCTGGAATATTCTGTACTTCTTTTTGTACGGTTTTTAGCCAATGTTTTGCCCGTCTCTGTCTCAGAATGGATTGGCCGCCGATTGGGTGATATTGCCTGGTATTTTTTTCCCTACCGTTTTCAGGTGATGATGTACAATATGGATATTGTATTTCCTGAGAAATCCCATGAATATAAACTTCATTTGGCCCATCACTCTTACCGTTTTTTCGGGGAAATGGCTGTTCAGTTTTTCAGTCAGAACAAAAAGAAGAACAAAAAAAGAATTTTGTCGGCGGAGATTCAGGGTCGTGAATTTCTTGATAAAGCCCTGAATAAAGGGAAAGGTGTCATTTTAACGGCTCTTCATTCCGGAAACTGGGAGTATGTGGCATCCTGGTTAAATATGAGTGGGATTACTACCTCGGGAATCTATAAACCGATGAAAAATCCCCTGAGTGATGAATTTTTTCTCTCTTTGCGTCTGAATATGGGAGATGCAATGCATATGATTTCAACACGGCAGGGCATGAAAGCTTATGAAAAAGCTCTTAAACAAAATCATGTGCTGGCTGTAGCTGTTGATCAAAATGCGCACGAAAAGGGAGTTAAAGTCCCCTTCTTTAACCGGATCACGTCAATAGCAAAAGGAACTGCCGTCCTCAAATTCAGAACGGATGCAGAAATATTAGGAATGGTACCCCTCTATCAGCATGGGAAATTTTATATCCATTTTTTTCCGGTCAATGATGAACCTATATCTGTACTGAACGACGAAACCATCGGACAAACCATGAAATCTGTCATGAAAAGCTTTGAACCCTGGATTGTTCGGTATCCTTCTCAATGGATGTGGTTTCATAAATTATGGGGCAGTCCTGATAAAACGTATAAACGAACATTATATCAGATACTTCGGTATTAA